A genome region from Methylohalobius crimeensis 10Ki includes the following:
- a CDS encoding BON domain-containing protein, with protein MKTTKECMKKMTVSNMLVMGCLSAILGIAGCQQEGTAEKTGKKVDQAAESAGQGIKETTEKAGEEIESAAESAGGYVSDSVITTRVKAAFLNDPMLKSSQIEVTTVDGVVTLTGTVDSEQSVDRAEELAERQENVKSVENELMVDEGASIYE; from the coding sequence ATGAAAACGACGAAAGAGTGCATGAAAAAAATGACGGTCAGCAACATGCTCGTTATGGGTTGTTTATCCGCCATTCTTGGAATAGCCGGTTGCCAGCAGGAAGGAACCGCGGAAAAAACGGGAAAAAAAGTCGATCAGGCGGCTGAAAGCGCTGGGCAAGGTATTAAGGAAACGACGGAAAAAGCCGGAGAGGAAATCGAATCGGCTGCCGAATCAGCCGGCGGATACGTCAGCGATTCGGTCATTACCACTCGGGTCAAGGCGGCCTTTTTAAATGACCCGATGCTCAAATCGTCTCAAATTGAAGTCACTACGGTTGACGGCGTTGTGACATTGACCGGCACGGTGGATTCCGAGCAAAGTGTCGACAGGGCTGAAGAGCTGGCCGAGCGCCAGGAGAATGTGAAATCGGTGGAGAACGAGTTAATGGTCGATGAAGGCGCATCGATCTACGAATAA
- a CDS encoding DUF1207 domain-containing protein, with product MLAVLGILLMPACVVHSAELDDRYIAGYATGILKYSFNQDKPSLSVREGVVTLRVADLDASEQAALVRIVSEIPGVQAVKLTKAAPQAPEDARFSEPIQVAEEEKGLSTGVLPDGQIFKPLLADPRWPHFSAAYRNYRSNNFDGRHIGSVSFGETIPFYRANFGQTAVQWEAGIQGGIFSDFNLGASSSDLVNTDFIGAIYSSLRAGRFSAFARIYHQSSHLGDEFLLRHVSDKFERVNLSYEGLDLKLSYELPLGLRIYGGGVGLFHREPEDMKPWSTQYGMEFRSPWRFEFAAMRPIVAADFKNFEENDWNTDVSVRAGVEFENTQVLGRKLQVLVEYFNGFSPSGQFYNEKVEYIGLGAHYLF from the coding sequence TTGCTGGCGGTTTTGGGTATTCTGTTGATGCCGGCATGCGTTGTTCATTCTGCCGAGCTGGATGACAGGTATATTGCCGGTTACGCCACCGGGATATTGAAATACAGTTTCAACCAGGATAAACCGTCATTAAGTGTCCGGGAGGGCGTGGTGACTTTGCGGGTCGCCGACCTGGATGCCTCCGAGCAGGCGGCATTGGTGCGGATCGTCTCGGAAATCCCCGGCGTTCAAGCTGTCAAGCTTACGAAAGCGGCTCCGCAAGCCCCTGAGGATGCCCGTTTTTCAGAGCCTATCCAGGTCGCCGAGGAAGAAAAGGGGTTATCGACCGGGGTTCTGCCCGACGGTCAGATATTTAAGCCATTATTGGCCGATCCGCGCTGGCCGCATTTTTCGGCCGCTTATCGAAATTACCGAAGCAACAACTTTGATGGTAGACATATCGGCTCCGTCAGCTTCGGCGAAACCATCCCCTTTTATCGTGCCAACTTCGGGCAAACCGCGGTGCAGTGGGAAGCAGGGATTCAAGGAGGGATCTTCAGTGATTTCAATCTGGGCGCCTCCTCGTCCGATCTTGTCAATACCGATTTTATTGGAGCGATTTATTCGAGCCTGCGCGCAGGCCGGTTTTCGGCTTTCGCTCGCATTTATCATCAGAGCTCGCATCTGGGGGACGAATTTCTGCTGCGCCATGTTTCCGATAAATTCGAGCGTGTGAATCTCAGCTATGAAGGCTTGGATCTGAAGTTGTCTTATGAGCTTCCCTTGGGCTTGCGGATCTATGGCGGTGGGGTAGGGCTTTTTCATAGGGAGCCTGAGGATATGAAACCGTGGTCGACCCAATATGGCATGGAGTTTAGAAGCCCTTGGCGCTTTGAATTTGCGGCAATGCGCCCCATCGTCGCGGCAGACTTCAAGAATTTTGAGGAAAACGATTGGAATACCGATGTATCGGTCAGAGCGGGGGTCGAATTTGAAAATACCCAAGTCTTGGGCCGGAAGCTTCAAGTGCTTGTGGAATATTTCAACGGTTTCTCGCCGAGCGGTCAGTTTTATAACGAAAAAGTGGAATATATCGGTCTGGGAGCGCATTATTTATTTTAA
- a CDS encoding Crp/Fnr family transcriptional regulator, with the protein MADLDTPRQNHLLDALTEAAYARLSPQLERVYLSSGEVLSESGHEMVDAYFPATCIVSLLYVLQNGASSEIAVIGKEGMTDVGLFMGGQTTPNKAVVWSGGYAYRLRRDLLMREFTRTGGRRKGVLHNVLLRYTQTLLVQMAQTAVCNRHHFVNQRLCRWLLLNLDRLSSNQLTATQEWIAGMLGVRRESITEAAGELQRANVIVCSRGRITVQNRAGLEARACECYQVIKGECDRLLPSNLDGNGH; encoded by the coding sequence ATGGCTGACCTGGATACGCCCAGACAAAACCATCTCCTCGACGCGCTTACCGAAGCGGCATACGCACGCCTTTCTCCTCAGTTGGAACGTGTCTATCTGTCATCCGGAGAGGTGCTTTCTGAATCCGGGCACGAAATGGTGGATGCCTATTTTCCCGCCACCTGCATCGTATCCTTGCTGTACGTGTTGCAGAATGGTGCTTCGTCCGAGATAGCCGTGATCGGCAAGGAAGGCATGACCGATGTCGGTCTCTTCATGGGCGGACAAACCACACCGAACAAGGCCGTGGTGTGGAGCGGCGGCTACGCTTATCGGCTACGGAGAGATCTGTTGATGCGGGAATTCACCCGCACGGGGGGGCGTCGCAAGGGGGTATTGCACAACGTATTGCTGCGTTACACTCAAACGTTGCTGGTTCAAATGGCACAGACGGCTGTCTGCAACAGGCATCATTTCGTTAACCAAAGATTGTGCCGCTGGCTACTGCTAAACCTCGATCGGCTTTCGTCGAATCAATTGACCGCGACTCAGGAATGGATTGCCGGCATGCTGGGAGTACGCCGCGAAAGCATTACGGAAGCCGCCGGAGAATTGCAGCGAGCAAACGTGATTGTTTGTAGCCGGGGCCGAATCACCGTTCAGAATCGAGCGGGACTGGAAGCGCGAGCCTGCGAATGCTACCAAGTGATCAAAGGGGAATGCGATCGTCTTCTCCCCTCCAACCTCGATGGCAATGGCCATTAA
- a CDS encoding sodium/proline symporter: MTIAIFSFIVVMILMTSAGAMAIVHKRKTPEDYLLASRGVSPWLTALSTVGTNNSGFMFIGMIAYTYRIGIESIWMMVGWLVGDLLAWLTIHARVRSATHDLDVNTLPGLIGTRKNSIDRWIVVAGGVLTFLFLAVYAAGQFKAGGTALTALFGWEMHVGVLIGAAIVLLYSYAGGIRADIWTDAAQSFVMLLAMVSILVAAYMKLGGVGDLFDNLRNQDPSLVRIFPDQLTFGIGPFVAGFFFAGFAVIGQPHLMTRLMAIESTRAIKRARLYYFLWFVPFFIASVGVGLYCRAILPDIGQLDVARGLEEPTELALPLITMALLPQVFVGIALAGLFAATISTADSQIIVCSGAITQDIQPQWRQSYLASKLGTFSITGLALLIALLEPEGVFFLVLIAWSVLGAALGSVLVVRVLDLPLPTSVGIAMMGVATITVVAWQFAGLDDDIFKAMPGFLAAAAVYGVYYLLSGRKEPGAVGD; this comes from the coding sequence ATGACGATTGCCATCTTCTCATTCATCGTTGTGATGATTCTGATGACCTCGGCCGGGGCCATGGCGATCGTCCACAAGCGCAAGACGCCGGAGGATTATCTTCTGGCCAGCCGCGGCGTCAGTCCTTGGCTGACGGCCCTCAGCACGGTGGGCACCAACAACAGCGGCTTCATGTTCATCGGCATGATCGCCTACACCTATCGGATCGGGATCGAATCGATTTGGATGATGGTGGGCTGGCTCGTCGGCGACTTGCTGGCCTGGCTCACGATCCACGCCCGGGTCCGGTCCGCCACCCATGATCTCGACGTCAACACGCTGCCCGGTCTGATCGGGACGCGAAAGAACAGCATCGACCGTTGGATCGTCGTCGCCGGCGGCGTGCTCACCTTCCTGTTCCTGGCGGTCTACGCGGCGGGGCAGTTCAAGGCCGGGGGGACGGCGCTCACGGCATTATTCGGCTGGGAGATGCATGTGGGGGTGTTGATCGGGGCGGCCATCGTGCTTCTCTACTCCTATGCCGGCGGCATCCGGGCCGACATTTGGACCGACGCCGCCCAGAGTTTCGTCATGCTGCTGGCCATGGTCAGCATCCTGGTGGCCGCCTATATGAAGCTGGGCGGGGTGGGGGACCTATTCGACAACCTGCGCAATCAGGACCCGAGTCTGGTTCGAATCTTTCCCGATCAATTGACTTTCGGGATCGGACCATTCGTCGCCGGGTTTTTCTTCGCCGGTTTCGCGGTAATCGGCCAACCCCACCTGATGACCCGGCTGATGGCCATCGAATCGACTCGTGCCATCAAGCGGGCGCGCTTGTATTATTTTCTCTGGTTCGTGCCCTTCTTCATCGCCTCGGTGGGCGTGGGGCTGTACTGCCGGGCGATCCTGCCCGACATCGGTCAACTCGACGTGGCCCGGGGGCTGGAGGAGCCGACGGAGCTGGCCCTGCCGCTGATCACCATGGCGCTGCTGCCCCAGGTTTTCGTCGGCATCGCACTGGCAGGACTGTTCGCGGCCACCATAAGCACCGCCGACTCGCAAATCATCGTTTGTTCCGGAGCCATCACCCAGGACATCCAGCCCCAGTGGCGTCAGTCGTACCTGGCCTCCAAACTGGGCACTTTCTCGATCACGGGGCTAGCCTTGCTGATCGCGCTGCTCGAGCCGGAAGGGGTGTTCTTTCTGGTGTTGATCGCCTGGAGCGTCCTGGGCGCGGCCCTGGGTTCGGTACTGGTGGTCCGGGTGCTCGATTTGCCGCTTCCCACCTCGGTGGGGATCGCCATGATGGGCGTCGCCACGATAACCGTGGTGGCGTGGCAATTCGCCGGTCTCGACGACGATATTTTCAAGGCCATGCCCGGTTTTCTGGCTGCCGCGGCGGTATATGGTGTTTACTACTTGCTAAGTGGGCGCAAAGAACCAGGAGCCGTAGGAGATTGA
- a CDS encoding type II toxin-antitoxin system ParD family antitoxin yields the protein MATMNVSLPDPMKDWVEARVKGGKFANSSDYIRDLIRRDQLYQEKRHVLVQALIEGEESGPAGKLDMEEIKQKARQKAGLPPSDA from the coding sequence ATGGCAACCATGAATGTATCGTTGCCCGACCCCATGAAAGATTGGGTGGAAGCCCGGGTTAAGGGTGGTAAGTTCGCCAATTCCAGCGATTATATCCGCGATTTGATCCGGCGGGATCAGCTGTATCAGGAAAAGCGCCACGTGCTCGTCCAGGCCTTGATCGAAGGCGAGGAAAGCGGTCCCGCAGGGAAGCTCGATATGGAGGAAATCAAGCAAAAAGCCAGGCAAAAGGCGGGGTTGCCTCCATCCGATGCATGA
- a CDS encoding type II toxin-antitoxin system RelE/ParE family toxin, translating to MHEIRKRASAEEDLIGIWSYTFAQWGPQQADAYLDRLAQGIAIIAENPLIGVNCDSIRLGYRRFQVKHHMVYYRVQPGQIEIVRVLHEEMEPDRHL from the coding sequence ATGCATGAAATTCGTAAGCGAGCGTCAGCCGAGGAGGACCTGATCGGTATTTGGAGCTATACGTTCGCACAATGGGGCCCCCAACAGGCCGATGCTTATCTTGATCGGCTCGCTCAGGGGATCGCGATCATCGCCGAAAATCCATTGATCGGGGTCAATTGCGACTCTATCCGGCTGGGCTACCGGCGGTTTCAAGTCAAACATCACATGGTGTATTATCGGGTGCAACCGGGGCAAATCGAGATCGTCCGTGTCCTTCACGAAGAAATGGAGCCGGACCGGCATTTATGA
- a CDS encoding TetR/AcrR family transcriptional regulator, whose product MNREARKQLNREKLLDRGVQLLMENGYHATGIQGILASVNIPKGSFYNYFSSKEAFGAEVIRHYIEPFIAQLDDFLSRPDLDPLSALRSYFDTLIQESARNDFKGGCLLGNLMGEIGDTSDTCRRVLQEAVHCYRDKIRQGLVQAQARGQVRTDRSAEELADLMVDYWQGTLLRMKIERSVVPLHAFMRHIFEHTLPG is encoded by the coding sequence ATGAACCGAGAAGCACGCAAACAACTCAACCGCGAGAAACTGCTCGACCGGGGCGTTCAATTGCTCATGGAAAACGGCTATCACGCTACCGGCATCCAGGGAATTTTGGCCTCGGTGAACATCCCCAAGGGCTCCTTCTATAACTATTTTTCCAGCAAGGAGGCTTTCGGCGCCGAGGTCATCCGTCATTACATCGAGCCGTTCATCGCGCAATTGGACGACTTCCTTTCCCGGCCCGACCTGGACCCTCTGAGCGCTTTGCGGAGTTACTTCGACACCTTGATCCAGGAGTCCGCCCGCAACGATTTCAAGGGTGGCTGTCTTTTGGGCAACTTGATGGGGGAAATCGGAGACACCAGCGACACCTGTCGGCGGGTTCTGCAAGAAGCGGTTCACTGCTATCGGGACAAGATTCGGCAGGGGCTGGTGCAGGCCCAAGCCCGGGGACAGGTTCGCACCGACCGGAGCGCGGAGGAATTGGCCGATTTGATGGTCGATTACTGGCAAGGCACCTTGCTGCGCATGAAAATCGAGCGTTCCGTCGTGCCCTTGCACGCGTTCATGCGCCATATTTTTGAACACACCCTACCCGGATAA
- a CDS encoding DUF4242 domain-containing protein: protein MPKYVIEREIPGAGNLSEEELQAISQKSCGILQQMGPQIQWLESYVTQDKIYCVYIAPSEEAVREHASQGGFPANKISRVNTVIDPTTGEG, encoded by the coding sequence GTGCCCAAGTACGTGATCGAACGCGAAATCCCCGGTGCCGGCAATCTGAGCGAAGAGGAATTGCAGGCCATTTCGCAAAAATCCTGCGGGATTCTCCAGCAAATGGGACCGCAAATCCAATGGCTGGAGAGCTACGTGACCCAAGACAAGATCTACTGCGTGTATATCGCTCCCAGCGAGGAAGCCGTCCGGGAGCACGCCAGTCAGGGCGGTTTCCCGGCCAATAAAATCAGCCGGGTCAACACGGTAATCGACCCTACCACCGGTGAGGGTTGA
- a CDS encoding YncE family protein, protein MSIKRIFIFLIAGLSLTTGPVGAEILAMVNYESKRLETPKGVTLFGMKARREGIAIMDVDPKSPRFGKILVDIPLNPEWEAHHIFYDKSMRKAYVVFLRNSQLGVIEMDQFPYRMDLVDLPQCAFAEDISFSDDNQTWYVTCMDGDKVVVGDAATDRVTATIKTAAPYPHGFAINNRIDRALATSTINATDMSKAGEALTVIQPSTNEVLGTVKVSDKESPSGVAPVEVLFVPASEPATAYVANMYGGTLWALTWRAQSKTFEPRPVFDFGERGFNVPLEIYFNDKGDRLFVTTAKPGHLHIFDLSEGLLQPKLLHSIPAAEGAHHVAFTKDWRYAFVQNSLLNLEGMRDGEITVVDLTSQEVVARIDTLKKQDLLPNSIVLLPQWNHLAGH, encoded by the coding sequence ATGAGCATCAAACGAATATTTATCTTCTTGATTGCGGGGCTGTCGCTGACGACCGGGCCGGTCGGCGCTGAAATTCTGGCGATGGTGAACTACGAGAGCAAGCGGTTGGAGACGCCGAAAGGGGTGACATTGTTCGGCATGAAAGCGCGCCGCGAAGGGATTGCGATAATGGACGTCGATCCGAAATCGCCGCGTTTCGGAAAAATTCTGGTCGACATTCCGCTGAATCCCGAATGGGAGGCGCATCATATTTTTTATGACAAAAGCATGCGCAAGGCGTATGTCGTCTTCTTGAGAAATTCGCAGCTCGGCGTCATCGAAATGGATCAATTCCCTTATCGCATGGATTTGGTCGATCTGCCGCAATGCGCGTTTGCCGAAGACATTAGCTTTTCCGATGACAATCAAACCTGGTATGTGACCTGCATGGACGGCGACAAGGTCGTCGTCGGCGATGCGGCCACCGATCGGGTGACCGCTACCATCAAAACCGCGGCGCCTTATCCCCACGGTTTCGCCATCAATAATCGCATCGACCGGGCGCTTGCCACCAGTACCATAAACGCCACCGATATGAGCAAGGCCGGCGAGGCTTTGACCGTCATTCAGCCCAGCACGAACGAGGTTCTAGGGACCGTCAAGGTATCCGACAAGGAGTCCCCTTCCGGGGTGGCGCCGGTCGAGGTGCTGTTCGTGCCCGCCAGCGAGCCGGCCACCGCCTACGTCGCCAATATGTATGGTGGCACTCTCTGGGCGTTGACCTGGCGGGCGCAGTCGAAAACCTTCGAGCCCCGCCCGGTCTTCGATTTCGGGGAGCGCGGGTTTAACGTCCCGCTGGAAATTTATTTTAACGACAAGGGCGACCGGCTTTTCGTGACCACCGCCAAGCCCGGTCATTTGCACATCTTCGATTTGAGCGAAGGGCTGCTGCAGCCCAAATTGCTTCATTCGATTCCCGCCGCCGAAGGCGCGCATCACGTGGCCTTCACCAAGGACTGGCGTTACGCCTTCGTACAAAATTCCCTGCTCAACCTGGAGGGGATGCGAGACGGCGAAATCACCGTGGTCGATTTAACATCCCAAGAAGTCGTGGCGCGCATCGATACACTCAAAAAGCAGGATTTGCTGCCCAACAGCATCGTCCTCTTGCCGCAGTGGAATCATTTGGCCGGACATTGA
- a CDS encoding addiction module antidote protein translates to MSQVARDAGLSRESLYKALSGERSPGFDTILKVIKALGLKLHAEAAAPPRHGGVDSAAEKSQGTAGV, encoded by the coding sequence ATGTCACAGGTCGCACGGGATGCAGGCCTGTCACGCGAAAGTCTGTATAAGGCCCTTTCCGGAGAACGAAGCCCTGGCTTCGATACCATACTCAAAGTTATAAAAGCACTGGGTTTGAAATTACACGCTGAAGCAGCCGCGCCGCCAAGGCATGGAGGGGTAGATTCCGCCGCGGAAAAATCGCAAGGCACAGCGGGGGTATGA
- a CDS encoding type II toxin-antitoxin system HicA family toxin, which yields MGKYSKLRDKILAGGADTNIEFSSLRQLLTRLGFEERIKGDHYIFTRGDVSEIINLQPRGKKAKPYQVKQVRSILVKHRLGDADVD from the coding sequence ATGGGGAAGTATTCGAAACTGAGAGACAAGATTCTCGCGGGCGGAGCGGATACAAATATCGAATTCTCTTCCCTTCGCCAGTTGCTGACCCGTCTTGGCTTTGAAGAAAGGATAAAAGGGGATCATTACATCTTCACACGAGGCGATGTCTCTGAGATCATCAATTTGCAGCCTCGGGGCAAGAAGGCGAAACCGTACCAAGTCAAACAGGTACGGAGTATCTTGGTCAAACATCGATTGGGAGATGCTGATGTCGATTAA
- a CDS encoding type II toxin-antitoxin system HicB family antitoxin translates to MSIKYELIIYWSDEDGAFVVEVPELPGCMADGETYEEAVTNARQVIEEWIETAQELGRAIPEPKGRLMYA, encoded by the coding sequence ATGTCGATTAAGTATGAATTGATAATTTACTGGAGCGACGAAGATGGTGCCTTCGTAGTAGAGGTTCCAGAGTTACCCGGGTGTATGGCTGATGGTGAAACGTATGAGGAAGCTGTGACCAACGCCAGACAGGTTATTGAGGAGTGGATAGAAACTGCGCAAGAACTTGGCCGCGCCATCCCGGAACCCAAAGGTCGACTGATGTATGCATAA
- the ltrA gene encoding group II intron reverse transcriptase/maturase: MVLRTPEKIRTLQRKLYTKANQEPDFRFYALYDKLCRADILSHAYRRVRSNKGAPGVDGQTFEAIEAEEGEAQFLQRLQKQLESKTYQADAVRRVGIPKPDGSKRPLGIPTIRDRVVQMAAKIVLEPIFEADFCEHSYGFRPKRSAHDAVDAVADALLSGHAQVIDADLSKYFDTLPHAKLLAAVAERISDGAVLALIKQWLKAPVVEEDDDGTRRTRGGGKSNRRGTPQGGVISPLLANLYLHLLDRIWERHGLETRYRCRLVRYADDIVALCAGDVEAPLAALRQILEKLDLSLNETKTRVVDAREESFDFLGFSFRVKRSCKSGKHYPHVEPSKQAVQRIKDRTKALTDRRRTPVPMPMIMGELNATLRGWSNYFHHRNCTRVMSKVKLQVEERVRIHLRRRHKLASRGYHRFPGRIIYGRYGLFKLPTTAPWRSAHASV, translated from the coding sequence ATGGTGCTACGAACCCCGGAAAAGATCAGGACGCTGCAGAGGAAGCTCTACACCAAGGCCAATCAGGAGCCGGACTTCCGCTTCTATGCCTTGTACGACAAGCTGTGCCGGGCGGACATTCTGAGTCACGCCTATCGGCGGGTCCGGTCGAACAAGGGCGCGCCCGGCGTAGACGGGCAGACCTTCGAGGCCATCGAGGCAGAAGAAGGGGAAGCGCAATTCTTGCAACGCCTACAGAAGCAGTTGGAAAGCAAGACGTACCAAGCGGACGCGGTGCGTCGGGTAGGGATACCCAAGCCCGATGGCAGCAAACGGCCGCTGGGAATTCCCACCATCCGGGATCGAGTGGTGCAAATGGCGGCCAAAATTGTCCTGGAGCCGATCTTCGAGGCGGACTTCTGCGAGCACTCGTATGGTTTCCGTCCGAAGCGCTCGGCCCATGACGCGGTGGATGCCGTGGCGGACGCCCTGTTGAGCGGCCACGCCCAAGTGATCGACGCGGACCTGTCGAAGTATTTTGACACCCTCCCCCACGCCAAGCTGTTGGCGGCAGTGGCCGAACGCATCAGCGATGGTGCGGTGCTGGCGCTCATCAAGCAATGGCTCAAGGCACCGGTGGTGGAAGAAGACGACGACGGCACACGGCGGACGAGGGGAGGTGGCAAAAGCAATCGGCGGGGCACGCCCCAGGGCGGGGTGATCTCGCCGTTGCTAGCGAACCTGTATCTGCATCTTCTGGATCGGATATGGGAACGGCATGGACTGGAAACACGCTACCGCTGTCGGCTGGTGAGGTACGCCGACGATATAGTGGCATTGTGCGCAGGGGATGTCGAGGCGCCGCTGGCGGCGCTGCGACAGATCTTGGAGAAGCTGGACCTCAGCCTCAACGAGACCAAGACCCGGGTAGTGGATGCTCGCGAGGAATCCTTCGACTTCCTCGGATTCAGCTTTCGCGTGAAGCGGAGCTGCAAGAGTGGCAAACACTACCCGCACGTGGAACCGTCCAAGCAGGCGGTGCAGCGGATCAAAGATCGCACCAAGGCGCTGACCGACCGGCGGCGCACCCCGGTTCCGATGCCAATGATCATGGGCGAACTCAACGCCACCTTGCGTGGCTGGTCCAATTATTTCCACCACCGCAACTGCACTCGGGTGATGTCCAAAGTGAAGCTGCAAGTGGAAGAGCGGGTGCGTATCCACCTGCGGCGGCGTCACAAGCTGGCCAGCCGGGGATATCATCGCTTTCCGGGCCGAATAATCTATGGACGTTATGGGCTTTTCAAGCTGCCGACGACGGCGCCCTGGCGCTCGGCGCATGCCTCGGTGTGA
- a CDS encoding type II toxin-antitoxin system HicA family toxin, whose amino-acid sequence MSRWPSCKAKRVLAALMRIGWKVKRQSGSHRTLARPGWQDVVFAFHDNEEIGPRMMARIAKQTGLKPEDL is encoded by the coding sequence GTGAGTCGTTGGCCGTCGTGTAAGGCAAAGCGTGTCTTGGCGGCTTTGATGCGTATTGGTTGGAAGGTGAAGCGTCAATCAGGATCACATCGGACATTGGCGCGGCCAGGTTGGCAAGACGTGGTTTTCGCCTTCCACGATAACGAAGAGATTGGGCCACGGATGATGGCGCGCATAGCAAAACAGACCGGCCTTAAACCAGAAGACCTGTAA
- a CDS encoding type II toxin-antitoxin system HicB family antitoxin, with protein sequence MLTVEVEREEDGRYIAEVLELPGVLAYGSDRAEAIAKAEALALRVLAERLEHGEDIPDLKTLFAA encoded by the coding sequence ATGCTTACCGTTGAAGTCGAACGCGAAGAAGACGGGCGCTATATCGCGGAAGTTCTCGAACTCCCCGGCGTCCTGGCGTATGGATCGGATCGGGCTGAAGCGATAGCAAAAGCCGAAGCCTTGGCCTTGCGGGTGCTGGCGGAACGCCTAGAGCATGGCGAAGACATACCCGACCTGAAAACCCTGTTTGCCGCGTGA
- a CDS encoding formylmethanofuran dehydrogenase subunit B — MAKMIEPGVWTQVPSPFCGIAADDLKIRVADDGRLEIVENGDSITRAGFEQPLGDARPRVGGKPASLEEAVTRAAEILKKAELPLVAGLATDVNGMRAALSLADRLGAVVDTMNAGAALRNLLVQQDAGWMTTTLSEVKNRADLIVVAGVDLEARFPRFFERHVWVDGMFVEAKERDIVYLGKTPSGKAAVSPDGREPRAMACEDADLPAVTAVLRALVKGERVATEKVGGIAVSELAALADRLKNARYGVIAWAAGALDWAHAELTVQTLCETIKELNHTTRCSGLPLGGMEGDQTATQVCGWQTGYPLRLRFSRGCPEYDPYLNDGERLLAEEQADALLWVSAYNPQRTPPVAEVPTIAVGRGGMTFEREPEVFIPVGCPGIDHAGHTYRTDNVVAVRLARLRDTDLPATARVLGEIEQALI, encoded by the coding sequence ATGGCGAAAATGATCGAACCGGGTGTGTGGACGCAGGTGCCCAGCCCGTTCTGCGGCATCGCCGCTGATGATCTGAAGATTCGGGTGGCCGACGACGGTCGACTCGAGATAGTGGAAAACGGTGATTCGATTACCCGGGCCGGGTTCGAGCAGCCTTTGGGCGATGCTCGGCCGCGGGTCGGCGGCAAGCCGGCCTCGCTGGAAGAGGCGGTGACTCGAGCCGCCGAGATTCTCAAGAAAGCGGAATTGCCCTTGGTGGCCGGCTTGGCCACCGACGTCAACGGCATGCGTGCGGCCTTGTCTCTGGCAGATCGGTTGGGGGCGGTGGTGGATACCATGAACGCCGGGGCCGCCTTGCGCAATTTGTTGGTGCAGCAGGACGCCGGTTGGATGACGACCACTTTGTCCGAGGTCAAGAACCGCGCCGATCTGATCGTGGTGGCGGGGGTGGATTTGGAAGCCCGCTTCCCCCGTTTCTTCGAGCGCCACGTCTGGGTGGACGGCATGTTCGTCGAGGCGAAGGAACGGGATATCGTCTATTTGGGGAAGACCCCTTCGGGAAAGGCGGCGGTTTCTCCGGATGGACGCGAGCCTCGAGCAATGGCATGCGAGGACGCCGATTTGCCCGCGGTGACGGCGGTACTTCGCGCGTTGGTCAAGGGAGAGCGAGTCGCGACTGAAAAAGTGGGCGGAATCGCCGTTTCCGAATTGGCGGCATTGGCCGATCGGCTCAAAAACGCCCGTTACGGCGTGATCGCCTGGGCCGCCGGCGCGCTGGACTGGGCGCATGCCGAACTGACCGTCCAGACGCTGTGCGAGACGATCAAGGAGCTCAACCATACCACCCGCTGCAGCGGCCTGCCCCTGGGCGGGATGGAAGGCGATCAGACCGCGACGCAAGTGTGCGGCTGGCAGACCGGCTATCCCTTGCGGCTGCGGTTCAGCCGCGGATGTCCCGAATACGACCCCTATCTCAACGACGGTGAACGCTTGCTGGCCGAGGAGCAAGCCGATGCGCTGCTGTGGGTATCGGCCTACAACCCTCAGCGCACGCCGCCGGTCGCCGAGGTGCCCACGATTGCGGTGGGACGCGGCGGAATGACCTTCGAACGCGAACCCGAGGTGTTCATTCCGGTGGGTTGCCCCGGCATCGACCACGCCGGCCATACCTATCGAACCGACAATGTGGTGGCGGTCCGGCTTGCCAGGCTCCGTGACACCGATCTGCCCGCCACGGCCCGGGTGCTGGGGGAAATCGAGCAAGCGTTGATCTAA